TCTTCTGCTCAATGTATTCCAGCAGTGGCGTCTTCACCTTCAGGTAGCCGTTGTTTGCTGCGTTGTTAGGAAAAATGGACATGTACATGGTGTGGCATGGCAGGCAAAGGTAACAGAGGAAACTCCTGTGTAACAATGGCAGTGAGGTGCTTTGGTTGCTTAACTAAACTCCATCATTTTTAGGGGAGCAGgttttttcccttccatatttTTGTCCTCTATAAAGGAgaagattatttttttgtgtgtgtgtgtgtgtgtgtttaacattTGGTCTGCCTCCTTTAccataaaacaatgaaagaagAGTGAATGAGTTAACAGAGAAAGATTAATCATATGAGGAAAGCCCAAAGCAGATTGGTAGGACAGTGTTAGGATATGAGAGAGGATGATTGCTGCTGTACATATGTACTGACCACCATCAACGCCAAGATGGGAGtgcacgtgcacacacacacacacatacacaatgtGTTATGCATTAGCAAAAACCAACCAACCTTTGAGTTCCCTATCATGGGCTTGTATCTCCTCCAGCACAACTTCCAGAGACTGCAGAGTGACGGTCTCAGGGTTCTCTATGGACTCAAGGAATGCTAAGTAGTCAGGATCCTGGTCAATCGTGCCACAGCGGGCATCCTTTTTTTTGCTGCCGCCCTTCCTTGGCACCTTTTGAAAAGGGGCAAATTCCACCATGGCTGGGTACTCATTGCCTGTGGGACAATACAGTGTTTGAGGGTTCAGTATTTTGACAGTGACACAGTTTGtatctacatttatttatttctatatgtTCACTTTTAACAGGTGAAAAAAGAGTGAAATCATAGAGAAGGCCCTAGAAGTTCATCTAACTGGATCTCAGATACAGAATAAAACATTGTCCTACCTCTAACTATTTTGTGAATAGTATGCTGTACGTTCCCAGTGAACACAACATAAATCATGGGGGAACCTCAAGGTCCGTAAGAAAAAATGTCATTGCATCTCTGACACAGATTAAAATAGTCAACACTGACCAGTCCATCACTGCACTTACCTTTCTTGTCAACGAAAACATAGCCATCAAATTTGTCCCTGAAAATGAAGATGTCTCCCTGGCTCTTAAAGTTAATGTAAACACGAGTGAATGAATTGATTGAGCCAAGACTGCCGTCAGAAGGGCAGAAGGAGAAGTAGTCATGCTCTGGCAGTGGTGTGACAGCTTCGAGGAACTCCTCCTCTGTCATGGTTGGGGGCAGACGTCGCACCACCACCTGGCGAAcacaacacataaaaaaataagtaaaggataatatatttattttatttatgttattaagAAAAGCATGGCTAAACTCTGCCTTGTTCTGCTTACTGGCCACCCGCCCCAAAGTGGTATCCCCAGTGACTGTCAATAAACCACTCGAAAGCCACCGTAACAGTACTTAGGGACAGTTTTGTGTAAGTAtgagagcagggagggagaggtaagggagagagcaGTGAAGGACAGACAGGTTACAGGTGCACTGGAAGAGTTATGATAGGAAAAAGTGTGAGCATGGGAGTAAAGAAGGTGCCATAAGAGGTCTACAGcaatgtgtgggaggaggagctTGACTTATCTACTGACAATACCAAGAGCAGAATTGTTACATCTCACCTTGGTCGGCGGGCCATTGGTTCGTTCCTTTTTTGCCTTAATATTGTGTTTCACCTCCGCCAGTCTTTTGCTTGCATTCTCACAATAGGGTTTGGGATTGTCTCGCTTACTTCCGTCAACTGTCTTCACTGTCATCTCGTTGGTCGTATTGGAATAATGGTGTCAATAATCCACAGCGTACAGTGACCTGAAAGTGTACAGTATGATTAGTTTCTTGATGCTATTATAGACAAAATGAGGCAACTTGTCCCTCAAATGCCATACCTTCCCTGGAGTCATCACTGCAGTCATTTTGGATTTTTTTACTACTGGAAAATCAGTGAGTTTGCAAATCCACAAATGTTGCGGGAGTCACCTTTATATCATTAGTCCATTGATAAGAGATAAGTTAAAATCACCCGTTGAGAAGATTTTTTAGCCTGAGCAGAAATCAAATGAGAATTCCAGGTGAATATTCTCACTCACATACTCATTTCCCTTACCTCTTCTGGATCAAAGGTTCTAAAAGCAGCCTCAAGGATTAGAATCATGAGGAGGAGGTTATCTAGTTAAATTTTAACCCATAACTTCATCTGTCTCACAATGGTGTACAAAACTGTTTATTTTTGTTAAGTATTAATGTGATATTAAGTAACACTTTCGCGCACGTGGACGCAACATACGTGTCACTAaaattgtctggtcaaaaagcatgGCTTAAGATTGACGTGACTGTCGCGGGGACAAAAAAATTCACCCAAAATTCTGTAATTCTCATTGACGCGTGATATTTGGTTTGTAAACAGGCACATGTCGGCTCGAGGTAAGCTGATAGACCCTTCTTGCCGGGAAATTTTCCTGGGTGACAGAACAGAAACTCTCTTCGGTTGACTCTCTCTAGTGGTCGTGGACTGGTTAGTGTGTGGCGAGGGGCAgggttcaatatttttttctttcaagcctAACTCATCAACTATATCACGTCATATAAGAAATCTGAAACTACCATTGTACAGCTAGTGATCAGTTCTTTAAGGtgaaaccataaaaaaatatatataactataaCAGTTATGGAGATAAGTGGAAAAAAGTGAACATTTTGGAAAAagttgttttttcgttttttcaaaTTTATGACCGTTATAATTGGTGTATCAAAATTACGTTTGTTACGCTAATTAGCTCATAAATGTCCGCTTCTTTTGTTATAGAGAAGAATTTGTTATATTTTTACTCTTTCTATGTGAAAATGTGAGTTTTTTATTCCAGAAATCGGTTTGTGTCATTCAATTCACGATATCTTGGTAAAATATAgaacaaacattattttttttatttccatataaAAGAGCTTACAATTTACAGTGGAATGTATGTAGTTTCATAAAAGTGAGCCGAGCAAAAGATTCGATAAGCAAGGTTCGAAAAAAATTATACCACGCACTCAAGGTAGCCAGTTAGGTGTGCATTTTGGACAAGAAAATCAGATGGGAGGGTGAGCGCAAAAGTGTTAATCAGCTAACTATTCCCCTCAGACATAACTAGTTTCTCAAATTTCCCTGCTCCCCTCCTATATGCATATATGcaaatatgaattttctgagtcaagacatataactgtttggggttttgttaggttaggttggcttaagtttaggatatcttcaaacacatgatagccagcaccttatggtgtaaatcaacaatcacctcactttgttgtatagaaagcctaattagtaaggaagcttatatgaattttctgagtcaagacgtatagtaactgtttggggttttgttaggttaggttagattaagtttagagtatcttcaaacacatgatagccagcagcATATGGTATAAACCAACAAAGAATGacatcactttgttgtatagaaagcctcattagtaaggaagcctaTATTAATTTTCTGAATCAAGACCTATAGTACAGTAACTGTTCgggattttgttaggttataTTAGATTAAGTTCAGGGTAACTTCAAgcacatgatggccagcaccttCTGGAGTAaaccaacaaagaatgacctcactttgttgtatagaaagtctcattagtgcCCAAGCACCACTCAACGAGACAGCTCCCTTTCATACCTCTAGGTGACATTACTTATAGCTACCCACCCGATGCAGAAGACGTGTAAAACTTATTATTGTTGAGCTTGACACGACTGCAGCATCTTGAATGAAAATAACATCCATGGAAACCCAGTCAGTCTTCTCTGGGGCCTTAGGagacagtcgtaatgggagaagGATACATTTTATGACATGGGTCTACGTAACCACGCAAGACGTATATcttatctggatctggatctggacaataatgcggagggcacccgtacaggtgcataacacgtatatttgtgttggctgttggggggacgggggagccgagtgtgcaggggagggaagtgaatcaagtgtagttgttagtgttggtgtgttgtggtgacaagtgagtgtgtatttgttttctgaatgagtctattgtaccgcagtctaaaatctgttgagggaggctgttccagtcacgtatggtgcgtggaaagtatgagtgcttgtatgcgtcagcgttagtgtgatatgtttggtatttatggatgtgtgtgttacgagtacgttgactgtttgcgttgtgtaggtatgtttgtgggtcaatgtcaatgtgagtgtttgtgatcttatacataagtgtaagtctgtgtgcttgtctgcgtatgtgaagaggttccatgtttatctgttgtttgtgTTCTTAGTGGTAGTTTTACATGGCTTCTGCATCTGGAATGGAAATAacacccatgaaaatccggtCATAAATCTTCTCTGGGGCCTTAGGAGACAGTCGTAATAGGAGACCAATACGTTTTAGGACATGGGTCTACGTAACCACGCAACACATATATATTTTGTGATCCTAGTTATAGTTTTACATGGCTTCTACATCTGGAAAGGAAATAacacccatgaaaatccggttATAAGTCTTCTCGGGGGCTTAAggaaatagtcgtaataggaGAGCTACTGATAAACAAAGATACAAAAAATGATGCCAAGTAAGTATCACGCAACATGACAGCACATCTATATCTTTGTACCACGAATTTCATACCCTGGTGACGTTAAGTAGCAATTCACCTGCTGGAGGACGAGGCGGGGAGCAACAGGCAGCTTGACGTGTTGGTGAGGGCGAGGAGGGAAGTGCTGCTCCGTGTTTTGGTGGTGCTGCGTCATAGAGGTGTGGACTAGAGTGCGCCGCGCCGAGGCCTTCACAGATTGGTCTTTTTGAGTCGGATTTTGACTCTACCAAGAACTCTaacaagaagaatagagagaaaaaataatatattaatcTTACTacttttatgaattttttttataaataagaatggtatacttacagttaataaaggaaaaatagtTTGACTGAAAAGGTATATAGTATGCAGtggacaaaataaaatgaaaaaaacgtcacccatcaattactctGTTTTCTGTCATCGGACCCACTGAGGCAGTATGACGTCACCGCCtgccacgcctctcctgcgcGTGAACAGACGTGTTTTAATTAGATTTTGAGCCGGTCGAGGTGGACGTCTGAATACGCAGCGTGTGAAGACCTCTGTCCACCTGTGGTGTCGCGCACGCCCCCCTTAAGTATCAGTGACAACAAACATTACGAACATGAATGGGGGCCACAAACAAACTAAAAGTGTTTACTGTATATAGCTACTGATTAGGATAAGCTTTGAAATAGGTGCCCTCAAAGAATAGGTCATCTTTAACTCTTGAAGCGCCATGCACGCCCTACTAATACTGTGTTCTTgtttaaatgaataaaaataaaaagtggcaCGGGCCGTACGTGATTGTGAGGGAGGCATGGCCAAggtcgaggggaaggaagaaagacggacTGGCCTTCCTGGTTCTTTCCTGTAAGGACTGCCTCCGACAAGGGATTGGGGGGTAAAGGGTTTGACGATACTCAAGAGACCATCCAGGTAGGCTCAGGAAAGTTTGTATGTAAACACTCAGTCTGTATCTCAGACGTTTCTCAAGTGTTTCGGaaacaatagagaaaaaaaacattggagAAAATAATGGGATACATTTGggaaataattgagaaacattgagtgagagactgtgtgtgtgtgtgtgtgtgtgtgtgtgtgtaattcaccacggcctgatcacgagttggactcgctttcgccagcaggtaccctcacgacgtgagcaagtgctcattattgtcgatctctgggtactgccaggacctcacacaccacacaccccatcccccttgctcaagggggaacagtaaccactcctaatcaacggaaataatcggcctgagcggggctcgaaccgccccCTGCTTGGCCGTGAAGCTTTGCAGCGCGACGCTCTAactgattgagctaccggagcgatgtgtgtgtgtgtgtgtgtgtgtgtgtgtgtgtgtgtgcgactttATACAGAGGCCATGGCATTGCATTAATCTCCGCACACGTACCGACATCCTGAAAACAACCTTGAGGTGTGGACAGGAATCATAATTTCCCAAGGGTATCCAAATGTATCTCAGTGATTTCCCGAAACACTTCAGAAACGTCTGGAATGCActgttgtcatacaaagattctTGGTCTGGACTGGCCTATGACAACAGTgcatcccagacgtttcccaagtaTTTCGGGAAACCCCTGGGATACATTTGAATACCCACGGGAAATGATGTTTCCAGTCCACACCTCAAGGTTGTTCTCAGGATGTTGGTGAGTGTGCGGAGATTAATATAAACCCAACATCTTCCCCGGCCGAGTgaaaataagttgggtttatcttctttcaagtgtagcccctgttcacctagctgTGAATAgatacgcgacgtcaggcaaggagttgtgacctcgttgtcgcggtgtgttgtgtgtgagtggtctcgatcagtcctacccaaagatcggtactatgagctctgtactcttccgtaggggaacggctggctgtttcgagagagactcgcagcagaccaagaggaggtgaattacacacacacacacacacaatctctcacTCAATGTTTCTCAATTACTTCCCAAATGTATCCCATTATTTTCTCAATGTATTTGTATTGTTTCCGAAACACTTGGGAAATGTCTGAGATACAGTGTTTACATACAAACTTTAATTCCTGGTCTGGACAGGGATCGAGTAGCTACAGCCAGATTCGACGTGACtcacctccctcgctctctctctcgttaacaaTACGATATAACATTAgtatttttcatcattataatTGTGATCTATGACTTTTCGTACCATTAATATTTCGTCCACATtttagagataaatagatatagataaataaataaataaataaataaataaatagagagagagagagagagagagagagagagagagagagagagagagagagagagagagagagagagaatgtggcgaCTCTATATtgctttttgtgtttcttttcttttcatatatttatccctccatcttcaccttctccttgctctctctctctctctctctctctctctctctctctctctctctctctctctctcgtgaagaaattaaaagtacagcattacatataataataataataataataataataataataataataataattgcatatTCTTTTATTCAATATCTGATATTCCATATTTATTcctaataattaaataaaattatgtattttataattatataattatataataattataatatgatCTAAACATATGTATGACCTCCGAACACTGTACGTACTTTtgatttctgagagagagagagagagagagagagagagagagagagagagagagagagagagagagagagagagagagagagagagaaaggagcaaaagaaagattgggaaagaaagataaacattaatCAGGGAGGTGATGGTGTAAGCCTGTAAGGCCCCGGTTAGGTTACGTCAAGGCCACCCGAGAAGTACCACGCAGGGAATTATCAATCTTATTTTCACGTAATAATAAAGCACCAATCTCTTTACTAAACCCAAATGAAGCTGTTTTACGTAAATATAATTTCGTCCACAGACAATAATTATTGTGCTCATGAAACGCAGGGATGCAGTGGCACTACTGACACCATGTATGGCACGAAATCAGTAACCTGGTCACTGTGAGAAGGCACTAACCAGTCCTGTTGTGGTGGCTGCCAGTGCCCGGAGAGGCGGGAGAGCTCAGtgtcacgcgcacacacacacacacataacacacgcacacacacaccgctgcacTGCATGGTAAGCAAGGCAGCTAATACTCACTTCTGTGTTGTGCTTCGCCAGTGCTACGAAATTTGTTCAATTCTGAGAATCACATGCCATACACCCGTACACTTGTACTGAGTGACAGTCCAACTGCCTTACCTTTAGAGCTCTTAATGTAGCTATCTTTATGGCTTGCGACATTAATAATTTCTGTGCCTCGAAGATGTTGCTGGACAGCGGACACGAGGGGACGCTCCTGGAGGGGGAAGAGCTGGCGCAGCAGCAGAAGGACTTCACAGCCTACAAGAACGGTTTGGTTCGCTTCAGTCCCGGCGGGTGGCTCTTAACTAAGAAGTTCACCAAATTCGCTAATAGCATTTACAACTTCAAGGTAGTTAATGCACTATAGATGCACTTATATACGATTACTTTTTCATATACTACTATCAAGCTTCAAACTAAACATCTCTATTTATCTTTTCTGCCTTTGCACAATCCTGCCCTACCTCATATATTGCCCGAGTGTTGAATGGCATCACGGCAAGCACAgctcattcctgtttttttttctttttcttttcttaagcACAATAGACTAAATCATTCCTTCAAAACGGCCTACGAACACAGACTTCTCATTCGCACTGATAAGTTCAGTGATCAGTGGTCAGTCCAGTGGTCAGTTCAGTGGTCCAATGGTCAGTAGTCAGTTCAGTGGTCTCAGTGGTCAGTTCAGTTTTCCAGTTGTGAGTTCAGTAGTTCAGTGGTAAGTAATTCGGGGTAAGTTGAGTGGTCGCAGGTCTTTCATCAACAACAAATCATTTGGGGAAGTGCAGTGTTCTGTTTCAAGCATCACATTACGCCTCTGCCAAGTTAGTGCTCCGCAGTGACGTTTGTTGTGCCACCAGTGGCGGAGCAGtgacgtggtggtgatgacgtACCCCAAGTGTGGCACCACCTGGACCCAGGAAATCATCTGGACCATGAGGAACAACACCAACTTCGACCATCCCCACGCCAATGAGCCCATCATGGACCGATCTCCCTTCATTGAGTGAGTGGTTCATTATctggtccagtgcaacacaatTTGAGAATTTAAAACATATTCGACAGCCATTTCATCCATTATAGTATTCTCTAAGAAAGCAATGCAGCGTTCTAGTGGCCGTTTGATGGCATTTCTGTTCCCTTTAAGTATAACATTCTCTTCCAACAGATTTGACATGTTCTTACCAGATGGACTGACCCGGGACAGTCGATTAGTGGCGGCAGAAGCCCCATCATTTTTGCGCCTATATCCAGACGCTGACCCCAATGATGGAGTGTACATAAAGACCTCAGCGGCCACGCCTGACCCAAGAACCATAAAGACACAcctgcccttctctctcctccacccttcacTTCTGGAAACAGCTAAGGTCCCCATCCTCAAcgtacattcctttctcttctacgtGCCAGTCTGTAGCACCAGTAGGTTAGCTTCATTTGAGTGTAGGAAGAATTTTACGATTTTCATCTCTGCTTGGCTATGCTGCCTACCAGTGCTCCCTTAGACAGAAGTCACTGAAGTTTGGCTTATTAACTTGTGGACAACTGTTGCATACATAGAATTCATCGTCATCCTGGGAATATCAGTAACTGCACTGATGTCTGATATCCACTTTATAATGTGTGGTGCGTCCTCAGCGAGCACTAAGTGCAGTGCAGCCTCCACCTTCTCACAGGTGGTATACGTGGCCAGGAACCCCAAGGATGTGCTACTCTCCTACTGTCACCACTCACGGATCTTGTTTGAGCATGGCTTTCAAGGCACCATGGAGGATTTCTACAAATACTTCATCGATGGAGACTGTGAGCTGCTCACTTATAGCCTACGTATATTACTGGAAATATGCAATATATACTTAAATTAGCCTACTATTCCAGTGGATTGAATTTGATATTATGAGAATGTTGAATGAAATACAGTATAATTCTTATAATTCGGCGTTCTGTTGCTCGGAATTTTATATAACTCGGCATGGCAAAGAAACATTAATTCTTAAAATTTATTTCGAATTCAAACAAATAACGGAAAAGTAATAGGAAAATCTTATGCATCGAACTCGGCATTTTGCAGAGGAATGATCTCCCAGTGGTCTCTACTGAGCATGACGAGGCTGCCGCCTAAGCGGCCTAACTGTTCTAACACGTGCATGCCGTCTACGCGCTAGGGACTTGCCCTCCCGCGCTCCCTGATCCGCCCCGGCATGCTGTTATTTTTGGGCATAATGGGGCCGGGGAATCTGCATAACTCGGAATGTTGATCAACTCGGGGAGACCCCTATCGTGCTGAGTTATAAAGGTTTAAATGAAAAGAAACTTTGAAGTTTCTCAAAGCAAATTGAGTGACTTCCTATCTACCCTCACTGCTGACTCCCTGCCCTCACCACAGTGTTGTTCGGCCCCTACGACGAGCATGTAAAGGAGGCGTGGGAGAGACGCACCCACCCAAACCTTCACTTTGTGTTCTACGAGGACATGCAGGTCGACATCATGAAGGAGTTACGCAGACTGAATGACTTCCTGGACACCCAGCTGACGGAGGAGCAGCTGAAGAAGGTACGAATAGTTCCTATGACTGAGGGAGTTCAGAGCCTCGATCATGCTTACTGACACCAGCACAAATATTTAAATCTCCTCTCCATTGCTTCGAGACACACTCATCagcctttctttgtctctgttcACCTTCCTGTGACTTCCTCTTTCAAGACGGGAATAATTATCTAGACACTCTCATTTCCAAATAATACTTCCAAATAATACTTCCGGTGTTCTGTATTCTTTTTTGTTAAGAGTTGTATACTATATTAGTTGTTATGCCCCTGATCTGCCTTCTCAACTTAAAAAGTATAGTCATTAATTAaagttttcctacatttttttatatacataatgGTCACTTTTATACATGCCTGCTGGCAGCAATACGAGTCGCTTTAGAGCAAATGATGCCGGGGATATCCGGGATAATGGATCATGCCATCATATAAGTTACTGAACCTTTGCATTTACAACACGCAGACTTTGAGAAATGAAGTCGATACATGTATTTTATTACTCTGAGGGAAGCTGTTCAATATCGAGTGGGATGCTGTACGTAGGACTTAGTGAAGCGATGACGAACGAACAGTGCCTAAGCGCAGCCGTGCATTTATGTAGAATTATTGAAGACATAGCTGTGCAACGACGGAACTGCATAGACTTTATGCGAATGTTGGCAAAAGGTCCAGTGCATTCTCCTCATCATGGCGCATGGGTCAGTAGAGAGGACAACAGACGGATGAACAGTGATAGACTGAGAATTAAGTGATATAAAAAGGCCCAAAAAGACACCTGAATCAGCAGCCATCCATCCCATAATACTCTAAAAAGGGTGACTTCACGGTGGTAGGTGTGTGTCAAGAAGGTACCTGCTGACACACGAGTCTCCAGGGAATAGCAGACGGACATTTCAAAGATAATACttttagtgtgtgtatgtatgtgtattgtgTAATTGTGTCTACTAGGCCTATATATTTTACAGGTGGCAGACTACACCTCCTTCGAGAGCATGAAGACCCGAGGAAATGAGCAAGTGAATGATTTTGTCAACCAAGACGCATTTAAGAAAGACGGAGGATTCTTCagaaagggtaagagagagagagagagagagagagagagagagagagagagagagagagagagagagagagagagagaatatcttgtTAACACCGGGTATGGCCTGACTGACTGATCAATGGTTACCTCGTTAAGCTAACCTTGCTGACCTGCTGAGCGGCATACTGTAGCACGTATGTATGTAGTATATCGTATATAGTATTGACCATTCCCAAGAGCCTAGGCAAAGAGTAAATCCCGTCCTTAGCTCCGGTGTTAACGAGAGGGTGTTAGCGGGTACAGGCAAAGGGCGCACAAACTGCTGCTGTGTGTGCCTCATTTTAGGGCACAAAAGATTTCTTGCTCTCTGTTCCTGCCTTGAGATAACATATTACAAGATACTACAGGTATAATACTGTATTATACCAGTAGTATCTCGTAGCTGTTGTTTTAGAGCGTGTTACTAGCGAGTAGTGGCTTGGGGAATGCCACAGTATATAGTGAACATGTTTCTAACTGGAGTGGCACGCAGCCA
The DNA window shown above is from Eriocheir sinensis breed Jianghai 21 chromosome 15, ASM2467909v1, whole genome shotgun sequence and carries:
- the LOC126998739 gene encoding sulfotransferase 1C4-like, which translates into the protein MMLLDSGHEGTLLEGEELAQQQKDFTAYKNGLVRFSPGGWLLTKKFTKFANSIYNFKWRSSDVVVMTYPKCGTTWTQEIIWTMRNNTNFDHPHANEPIMDRSPFIEFDMFLPDGLTRDSRLVAAEAPSFLRLYPDADPNDGVYIKTSAATPDPRTIKTHLPFSLLHPSLLETAKVVYVARNPKDVLLSYCHHSRILFEHGFQGTMEDFYKYFIDGDLLFGPYDEHVKEAWERRTHPNLHFVFYEDMQVDIMKELRRLNDFLDTQLTEEQLKKVADYTSFESMKTRGNEQVNDFVNQDAFKKDGGFFRKGKSGDWKKSLTPELIAEMDSWTAKRFNFGVTFK